A single region of the Chromatiales bacterium genome encodes:
- a CDS encoding pentapeptide repeat-containing protein codes for MTAPDDGRPRLWYTRRDGEVRGPFPLAVIQNHILLGRIHDQDELSSDGMHWRALEQHPELIPEVMRHVETPEAREALRLARLRADERRGHDRRSEAAPGPGERREAERRRPETVETVQHRLLAEELTEARRFEGLQRLGPLPVLGIVLGALVLIGLFFWLAPAPSEQAVVDCRAPAAAGVNWRYCNKAGADLAGADLRGADLSNTVLVGVDLRGARLAGADLRYADLSAARLAGADLAGADLTGAVATGADLSTADLNQANLSFANLSQAGLAGAHLAGARLHRAIWVDGRVCGSDAVGDCAR; via the coding sequence ATGACCGCGCCGGATGACGGTCGTCCCCGCCTCTGGTACACGCGCCGCGATGGCGAGGTGCGTGGGCCGTTCCCGCTGGCGGTCATCCAGAACCACATCCTGCTCGGTCGCATCCATGATCAGGACGAGCTGAGCAGCGACGGCATGCACTGGCGAGCGCTGGAGCAGCATCCGGAGCTGATCCCCGAGGTGATGCGCCACGTCGAGACCCCGGAGGCCCGCGAGGCGCTGCGGCTGGCGCGGCTGCGGGCCGACGAACGACGTGGACACGATCGTCGATCGGAGGCGGCCCCGGGCCCTGGTGAGCGGCGCGAGGCCGAACGCCGTCGTCCGGAGACCGTGGAGACGGTACAGCACCGCCTGCTGGCCGAGGAGCTGACCGAGGCCCGCCGCTTCGAGGGCCTGCAGCGCCTGGGCCCCCTGCCGGTGCTGGGTATCGTGCTGGGTGCCCTGGTGCTGATCGGTCTGTTCTTTTGGCTGGCGCCGGCCCCGAGCGAACAGGCGGTGGTGGACTGTCGTGCGCCGGCCGCCGCGGGGGTGAACTGGCGCTACTGCAACAAGGCCGGGGCCGACCTGGCGGGTGCCGACCTGCGCGGGGCCGATCTCAGCAACACGGTGCTGGTGGGGGTGGACCTGCGTGGCGCACGCCTGGCCGGGGCCGATCTGCGCTATGCCGACCTGTCCGCCGCCCGCCTGGCGGGCGCCGATCTGGCCGGTGCGGACCTCACCGGTGCCGTGGCCACGGGTGCCGATCTCTCCACGGCGGACCTCAACCAGGCCAACCTCTCCTTCGCCAACCTCAGCCAGGCCGGCCTCGCCGGTGCCCACCTGGCCGGGGCCCGCCTGCACCGGGCCATCTGGGTGGACGGACGGGTCTGCGGCAGTGACGCGGTGGGCGATTGCGCCCGCTGA
- a CDS encoding DUF2914 domain-containing protein — MAEDTDVEAAAEPGAEPTMAASTGSVARARFTSAVDNREPVDDLSRVENDIRTVYFFTELMDMDGQTVIHRWRYDGNVMAEVDFAVGGPRWRVSSSKNLLPEWTGTWEVDVLNANGEVVETRSFDYVEAPAAPAPAESTPVEDAASDQPVTEESTDSAPAEAAPAAGEGQ, encoded by the coding sequence ATGGCGGAAGATACCGACGTCGAGGCGGCCGCCGAACCGGGTGCCGAACCGACCATGGCCGCGAGCACCGGGTCGGTGGCCCGCGCCCGGTTCACCTCGGCGGTGGACAACCGCGAGCCGGTGGACGACCTGAGCCGTGTGGAGAACGACATCCGCACGGTGTATTTCTTCACCGAGCTGATGGACATGGACGGCCAGACGGTCATCCATCGCTGGCGTTATGACGGCAACGTGATGGCCGAGGTGGACTTCGCCGTGGGCGGGCCGCGCTGGCGCGTGAGTTCCAGCAAGAACCTGCTGCCCGAGTGGACCGGCACCTGGGAGGTGGACGTGCTCAACGCCAATGGCGAGGTGGTCGAGACGCGCAGTTTCGACTATGTGGAAGCCCCGGCAGCGCCTGCCCCCGCGGAGAGCACCCCGGTGGAGGACGCGGCGTCGGACCAGCCGGTAACGGAGGAGTCGACTGACTCGGCCCCCGCGGAGGCCGCGCCGGCAGCCGGCGAAGGGCAGTAG
- a CDS encoding SPOR domain-containing protein, with translation MRTLRLSCLSCLLLATAPVAALQTHDWDADTHIQQADGTQAAAQPDARALTLTRGIVELSTRNAPVTIDTPRLRAELTQGRAWLRAEGERVSFWLIEGRGHIDHPTSGRVSLDLPMTFVEARGDTAPTPALPVSRARAEAWSAALPGSSQPAATPSATPTAPPAATPAATLGNGPWALQAASLATAGDAEREARRLQAAGIPARVSPAEVAGMLRYRVRIYGFSSRAAAREYAQAHQDALGTNAPWVVCTTNDC, from the coding sequence GTGCGCACCCTCCGCCTGAGCTGCCTGTCCTGTCTCCTGCTGGCGACCGCCCCGGTCGCCGCCCTGCAAACCCACGACTGGGATGCCGATACCCATATCCAGCAGGCCGACGGTACGCAGGCCGCGGCGCAGCCGGACGCGCGCGCGCTGACGCTGACCCGCGGCATCGTGGAGCTCTCCACCCGCAATGCCCCGGTGACCATCGACACGCCGCGCCTGCGCGCCGAACTGACACAGGGACGGGCCTGGCTGCGGGCCGAGGGCGAGCGCGTGAGCTTCTGGCTCATCGAGGGCCGCGGCCACATCGACCACCCGACCAGCGGGCGCGTGTCACTGGACCTGCCCATGACCTTCGTCGAGGCCCGTGGTGATACCGCCCCCACCCCGGCCCTGCCGGTGAGCCGGGCGCGTGCCGAGGCCTGGTCGGCCGCCCTGCCGGGCAGCAGCCAGCCGGCGGCCACGCCCAGCGCCACCCCCACAGCGCCCCCCGCCGCCACGCCCGCCGCTACCCTGGGCAACGGCCCCTGGGCCCTGCAGGCCGCCTCGCTCGCCACGGCCGGCGACGCCGAGCGCGAGGCGCGCCGCCTGCAGGCCGCAGGCATCCCGGCGCGGGTCAGCCCCGCCGAGGTCGCGGGGATGCTCCGTTACCGCGTGCGCATCTACGGCTTTTCCTCGCGGGCTGCCGCCCGGGAATACGCGCAGGCACACCAGGACGCCCTGGGCACGAACGCGCCCTGGGTGGTCTGTACCACCAACGATTGCTGA
- a CDS encoding YihY family inner membrane protein, which produces MNFLTDQLWSIRLDHLPWWQAWPLAALRTVVVIGRDLADGQLNLRAMSLVYTTLLSLVPMLAVSFSVLKAFGVHNQIEPLLQEFLAPLGPRSVEIVQHVIGFVENMKVGVLGAIGIGFLIYTTVALMQKIETALNYTWHVKKLRPLSQRFSNYLSVILVGPVLVFSALGMTASIMGTDLVLTLSQIEPFGTLIQFATRLVPYALVILAFTFIYVFIPNTRVSVGAALAGGVVAGILWQTTGWVFASFVVSSAKYTAIYSAFASLVMFMLWLYLTWLILLVGASIAFYAQYPNYLTLSRAEMRLSGRVRERVALHIMHLVGRSHYEQGPRWSGAALAEALRLPMELVDPVLDTLEEAGLLVENCDEEPVYLPGRPLDTTTVDEVLRAVRSAGETRSFNPGKLPAEARVDAVIRDLETACDQALAGQTLKTLALGTDAGEGGGT; this is translated from the coding sequence TCAACCTGCGCGCCATGAGCCTGGTCTACACCACGCTGCTGTCGCTGGTGCCCATGCTGGCCGTGAGCTTCTCCGTGCTCAAGGCCTTCGGCGTGCACAACCAGATCGAGCCGCTGCTGCAGGAGTTCCTCGCCCCCCTGGGGCCGCGCAGCGTGGAGATTGTCCAGCACGTCATCGGCTTCGTCGAGAACATGAAGGTGGGGGTGCTCGGGGCCATCGGCATCGGCTTTCTCATCTATACCACCGTCGCCCTGATGCAGAAGATCGAGACGGCGCTGAACTACACCTGGCATGTGAAGAAGCTGCGGCCGCTCTCGCAGCGCTTCAGCAACTACCTCAGCGTGATCCTGGTCGGGCCGGTGCTGGTGTTCTCGGCGCTGGGGATGACCGCCTCCATCATGGGCACCGACCTGGTGCTGACCCTCTCGCAGATCGAGCCCTTCGGCACGCTCATCCAGTTCGCCACCCGGCTGGTGCCCTACGCCCTGGTCATCCTGGCGTTCACGTTCATCTATGTCTTCATCCCCAACACCCGCGTGTCGGTGGGGGCGGCCCTGGCGGGTGGCGTGGTGGCGGGCATCCTCTGGCAGACCACGGGCTGGGTCTTCGCCTCCTTCGTGGTGAGCTCGGCCAAGTACACCGCCATCTACTCGGCCTTCGCCAGCCTCGTCATGTTCATGCTGTGGCTGTATCTCACCTGGCTGATCCTGCTGGTGGGGGCGAGCATCGCCTTTTATGCGCAGTATCCCAACTACCTTACGCTGAGCCGCGCCGAGATGCGCCTGAGCGGACGCGTGCGCGAGCGGGTGGCGCTGCACATCATGCACCTGGTGGGGCGCAGCCACTACGAGCAGGGGCCGCGCTGGTCCGGAGCGGCCCTGGCCGAGGCCCTGCGCCTGCCCATGGAGCTGGTCGACCCGGTGCTGGATACGCTGGAGGAGGCCGGTCTCCTGGTGGAGAACTGCGACGAGGAACCGGTCTACCTGCCCGGCCGACCGCTGGACACCACCACCGTCGACGAGGTGCTGCGTGCAGTGCGTAGTGCCGGCGAGACCCGTTCCTTCAATCCGGGCAAGCTCCCGGCCGAGGCCCGGGTCGACGCCGTGATCCGGGACCTGGAGACGGCCTGCGACCAGGCCCTGGCGGGGCAGACGCTCAAGACACTGGCCCTGGGTACGGACGCGGGGGAGGGTGGTGGAACATGA
- a CDS encoding pentapeptide repeat-containing protein: MASIYTTGPRTTSRDILIPLLGLLTLLAAAPAMAGCDDPPAPRVLWIGCDFAGRDLRGVNLRGAVMMRSNLAGADLRDAILDGVDFTLGSLEEAQLGGARMVKANLVGTRLTGADLSGADLSGARFDGAPMQDTTLVGARLTEASLYTTDLSRADLSDTDLTHANLSRARLDGARLDGARLGQARLDRASLEDASLRGIQARRARLEQASLLYADLTGADLTEATLVNARIDGARFDDAILDSTLWVDRQRCRPGSRGHCD; encoded by the coding sequence ATGGCGAGCATCTATACCACAGGCCCGCGCACGACGTCGCGCGACATCCTCATCCCCCTGCTCGGTCTGCTGACCCTGCTGGCAGCTGCACCGGCCATGGCCGGCTGCGACGACCCGCCCGCTCCACGCGTGCTCTGGATCGGCTGCGACTTCGCCGGGCGCGACCTGCGCGGCGTCAACCTGCGCGGCGCCGTCATGATGCGCAGCAATCTTGCCGGTGCCGACCTGCGCGACGCCATCCTCGACGGAGTGGACTTCACCCTGGGCAGCCTGGAGGAGGCGCAACTGGGTGGCGCGCGCATGGTGAAGGCCAACCTGGTCGGCACCCGCCTGACCGGTGCCGACCTCAGCGGTGCCGACCTCAGCGGCGCCCGCTTCGACGGCGCACCCATGCAGGATACGACCCTGGTCGGCGCCCGCCTGACCGAGGCCTCGCTCTACACCACCGACCTCAGCCGGGCCGACCTCAGCGACACCGACCTGACGCACGCCAATCTCTCGCGTGCCCGGCTGGACGGGGCGCGGCTGGACGGCGCCCGCCTCGGCCAGGCACGCCTCGACCGGGCCAGCCTGGAGGATGCCAGCCTGCGCGGCATCCAGGCCCGGCGCGCACGCCTCGAGCAGGCCTCGCTGCTCTATGCCGACCTGACCGGCGCCGACCTCACCGAGGCCACGCTGGTCAACGCCCGCATCGACGGCGCGCGCTTCGACGACGCCATCCTCGACTCCACCCTGTGGGTGGACCGCCAGCGCTGCCGCCCCGGCTCGCGCGGCCACTGCGACTAG
- a CDS encoding PAS domain S-box protein: protein MDDAPSPGVQYAILASQTRLLYEQARTGFIATLINTVILATVLWPVQPPAEILAWVAGMTVITLTRWVLVGSWRRDRDRLPLRRWTRDYVIGAALSGAAWGTGAALLFPSASVPHQMVLLIVIAGMSAGGITFLSSVRAAYLAYALPMLPPLALLLFLQESQIHAFLGLLTLVYLGALLVTSARLNTTLTEALRLRHDKDRLLEELARSRDELRDTNRLLSEKLTALTRKEGELRDSNRLLSTIMDNASDAIFSLDREGCFTHVNRAMEHITGHTADTLLGQRFDRLFAPAQQAERLDDLWRILREGEQVTHRLLEIRRPDGQPRTLQFAVTPLREGEPLTALVGTAEDVTERLRAERLKDEFVSSVSHELRTPLTAIRGALGLIDQAGGGGQQAELLDIAQRNCNRLVFLINDLLDLQKLESGKLAFTPRDIPLDDFLHEVLATHQPLAESAGVGLALHDHAPGLTLFADPDRLQQAMANLLSNAIKFSPPDSTVEVGASRHGSIVRIHVRDHGPGIDPAFRPRVFQRFAQGDASSTRQRGGTGLGLNLTKSVIEQMGGRIDFESTPGKGTTFHIDLPVVGP, encoded by the coding sequence ATGGACGATGCCCCGAGCCCCGGCGTGCAGTACGCGATCTTGGCGTCCCAGACCCGCCTGCTCTACGAACAGGCCAGGACCGGCTTCATCGCCACGCTCATCAATACGGTCATCCTGGCCACCGTCCTCTGGCCGGTACAGCCGCCGGCCGAGATCCTGGCCTGGGTTGCCGGCATGACGGTCATCACCCTTACTCGCTGGGTCCTGGTCGGGTCCTGGCGACGCGACCGGGATCGTCTCCCCCTGCGGCGCTGGACCCGCGACTACGTCATCGGCGCCGCCCTGTCCGGTGCGGCCTGGGGCACGGGCGCCGCGCTGCTGTTCCCGTCCGCGAGCGTGCCCCACCAGATGGTGCTGCTCATCGTCATCGCCGGCATGTCGGCCGGCGGCATCACCTTCCTCTCCTCCGTACGCGCCGCCTATCTCGCCTACGCCCTGCCCATGCTGCCTCCCCTGGCGCTGCTGCTGTTCCTGCAGGAGAGCCAGATCCACGCCTTCCTCGGCCTGCTGACGCTGGTCTACCTGGGGGCGCTGCTGGTCACCTCGGCGCGGCTCAATACCACGCTCACCGAGGCCCTGCGCCTGCGCCATGACAAGGACCGACTGCTCGAGGAACTCGCGCGCTCCCGCGACGAACTGCGCGACACCAACCGGCTGCTCTCGGAGAAGCTCACCGCCCTCACGCGCAAGGAGGGCGAGCTGCGCGACAGCAACCGGCTGCTCTCCACCATTATGGACAATGCCTCCGACGCAATCTTCAGCCTGGATCGCGAGGGATGCTTCACCCACGTCAACCGGGCCATGGAACACATCACGGGCCACACCGCCGACACGCTCCTCGGCCAGCGCTTCGACCGCCTGTTCGCACCGGCCCAGCAGGCCGAGCGCCTGGACGACCTCTGGCGCATCCTGCGCGAGGGCGAACAGGTGACGCACCGCCTGCTCGAGATCCGTCGCCCCGACGGGCAGCCCCGAACCCTGCAGTTTGCCGTCACGCCGCTGCGCGAGGGCGAACCGCTCACGGCCCTGGTCGGCACCGCCGAGGATGTCACCGAGCGTCTGCGCGCCGAACGCCTCAAGGACGAGTTCGTCTCCAGCGTCAGTCACGAACTGCGCACCCCGCTCACCGCCATCCGGGGTGCGCTCGGCCTGATCGACCAGGCCGGTGGGGGCGGTCAGCAGGCAGAGCTGCTGGACATCGCCCAGCGCAACTGCAACCGCCTGGTCTTTCTCATCAACGACCTGCTGGACCTGCAGAAACTGGAGTCGGGCAAGCTGGCCTTCACCCCGCGCGACATTCCGCTGGACGATTTCCTGCACGAGGTACTGGCCACCCACCAGCCCCTGGCGGAATCCGCCGGGGTCGGACTGGCACTCCACGACCACGCCCCCGGCCTGACCCTCTTCGCCGACCCGGACCGCCTGCAGCAGGCCATGGCCAACCTGCTGTCCAACGCCATCAAGTTCTCCCCGCCGGACAGCACGGTGGAGGTGGGCGCCAGCCGACACGGCAGCATCGTGCGCATCCATGTGCGCGACCATGGACCCGGCATCGATCCGGCCTTTCGCCCGCGCGTGTTCCAGCGGTTCGCCCAGGGCGACGCCTCCAGCACCCGGCAACGCGGCGGCACCGGGCTGGGGCTCAACCTCACCAAGAGTGTCATCGAGCAGATGGGTGGACGGATCGACTTCGAGAGCACCCCGGGCAAGGGCACGACCTTCCACATCGACCTGCCCGTCGTCGGGCCATGA
- a CDS encoding carotenoid 1,2-hydratase, translated as MRLSLLLLCAALLTGCGPAGEPDDGPLRARDLLGGTPDPAFARAQAPREFRFPADHGPHPDYQTEWWYLTGNLRDPAGGRYGFQVTFFRFALAPAVADDSAWRTRDVWMAHFAITDVPGGQHHAAERFARGAAGLAGARAQPLAVWLEDWRLGADPARPGHWHLSLDAGDYALSLDLSPQKPPVLQGEAGLSQKSADPGNASYYYSLPRLAAAGELRLGERRLAVAGRAWMDREWSTSALADDQAGWDWFALQLDDGRELMYYRLRRLDGGTDPASAGSLVAADGSYRRLQATDVTLAPLRHWQAADGRRYPVEWQLTVNGETWRIRPVLDDQEMALSVRYWEGAVDVLDTRGEPIGMGYVELAGYD; from the coding sequence ATGCGCCTGTCCCTGCTGCTGCTCTGCGCCGCCCTGCTGACCGGCTGCGGCCCCGCCGGCGAGCCGGACGACGGGCCGCTGCGCGCCCGCGACCTGCTGGGCGGCACGCCGGACCCCGCCTTCGCCCGCGCCCAAGCGCCCCGCGAGTTCCGCTTCCCGGCTGACCACGGCCCCCACCCGGACTACCAGACGGAGTGGTGGTACCTCACCGGCAACCTCCGGGATCCGGCCGGGGGACGCTACGGCTTCCAGGTCACCTTCTTCCGCTTCGCCCTGGCACCGGCGGTCGCCGACGACAGCGCCTGGCGCACCCGTGACGTGTGGATGGCGCATTTTGCCATCACCGACGTGCCCGGCGGGCAGCACCACGCGGCCGAACGCTTCGCCCGGGGTGCAGCCGGGCTGGCCGGCGCCCGCGCCCAGCCGCTGGCCGTGTGGCTGGAGGACTGGCGCCTGGGGGCCGACCCGGCACGCCCCGGTCACTGGCACCTGTCACTGGACGCCGGCGACTACGCCCTCTCGCTGGACCTCTCGCCGCAAAAGCCCCCCGTGCTGCAGGGCGAGGCCGGACTCAGCCAGAAGAGTGCCGACCCGGGCAATGCCTCGTACTACTACTCCCTGCCGCGCCTGGCCGCCGCCGGCGAGCTGCGCCTGGGCGAGCGGCGTCTGGCCGTCGCCGGCCGGGCCTGGATGGACCGCGAGTGGAGCACCAGCGCCCTGGCGGACGACCAGGCCGGCTGGGACTGGTTCGCCCTGCAGCTCGATGACGGGCGCGAACTCATGTACTACCGCCTGCGCCGGCTCGACGGCGGCACCGACCCGGCCAGCGCCGGCAGCCTGGTCGCCGCCGACGGCAGCTACCGCCGCCTGCAGGCGACAGACGTGACCCTCGCCCCCCTGCGTCACTGGCAGGCCGCGGATGGTCGTCGCTATCCGGTGGAATGGCAGCTGACCGTGAACGGCGAGACCTGGCGCATCCGGCCGGTACTGGATGACCAGGAGATGGCCCTCAGCGTGCGCTACTGGGAGGGGGCGGTGGACGTCCTCGATACCCGGGGCGAGCCGATCGGGATGGGCTATGTGGAGCTGGCGGGTTACGATTGA
- a CDS encoding MarC family protein, protein MLAMDMLLANFILLFIVVDPIGVAAVFTGLSVGMTRAAQRRAALQGVLVALGMLLLFFLVGERLLDWLGIGIPAFRVAGGILLFLLAIDMVLVRDSALRTATDSERDEAATRGDISVFPLAFPLLAGPGALTTVLLLASQGHALFDYLALTGVVVTVLLLALLALLLAPRLMHALGATGVNVVNRVLGLILAALAAQYVLDGLVAVFPGIATA, encoded by the coding sequence ATGCTCGCCATGGACATGCTGCTTGCCAATTTCATCCTGTTGTTCATCGTCGTCGATCCCATCGGCGTGGCGGCGGTGTTCACCGGCCTGTCGGTGGGCATGACCCGTGCCGCGCAGCGCCGCGCCGCCCTGCAGGGGGTGCTGGTGGCGCTGGGCATGCTGCTGCTCTTCTTCCTCGTCGGCGAACGGCTGCTCGACTGGCTGGGTATCGGTATCCCGGCCTTTCGCGTCGCCGGCGGCATCCTGCTGTTCCTGCTCGCCATCGACATGGTGCTGGTGCGCGATTCGGCGCTGCGCACGGCCACCGATTCCGAGCGTGACGAGGCGGCCACCCGCGGTGACATCTCCGTGTTTCCGCTGGCCTTTCCCCTGCTCGCCGGGCCGGGTGCCCTGACCACGGTGCTGCTGCTGGCCTCGCAGGGCCACGCGCTGTTCGACTACCTGGCCCTGACCGGCGTGGTGGTGACCGTGCTGCTGCTGGCCCTGCTGGCCCTGTTGCTGGCGCCGCGGCTGATGCACGCGCTGGGCGCCACGGGCGTCAACGTCGTCAACCGCGTGCTGGGCCTGATTCTCGCCGCCCTGGCGGCGCAGTACGTGCTGGACGGCCTGGTCGCCGTCTTCCCCGGCATCGCCACAGCCTGA